The window GGAAAGACTCAGATAGAACTCCTGCAAAGTGTGTTAGATGTTCAAAGTGTCGAACTTCTAACGGAAATTACTGTACTGTTTTTAATAAGTAAAAAAATTAGTGTACTCCATAACGCGACGACTCCTGTTGCCAACGCTTAGTATATAAAAAAGATGCGTATTAAATCATACGCATCTTTTTTATTCTATAGCAATGAACTAATAAAAGTATATATACTTTCCTTAAAATAAAGTATACAAATCAATTCACTTGATAATATTACTAGTGGATAAGCATAAATGCTATTAGCAAAAGATAATCCAGTTAATTCTTTACCATAACCATAAAGCAGTACATACTGAGTAAGTTTTGCAACTAACAAAATTACTAAACTAGCTTCAATAGATATAGCTGATATGACAATTGCCAAAACACTACACATAATAGGTATAACATACGATATGTTAACCGAAACTATTAACTTCTTAAAATCTACAGTCTTATTTGTTAATATATTTACAAAAGCTATGAAACTCATTAACATCAAACTCTCGATAAAAACAGCCTTTGCTCCAATCACAAATATATTTCCCCAACTAGCCAAACCTGTAACTCCTGCAATTTCAAAGTTACCAATTAAGTTCATATATATATTGTGAATGACATTATTTGAAGAACTACTAGCCAAATAAATCATATTAATCAAACTAAATACCACAGAATAACACGCTAAAACTATTATACTTTCAATTGCACTAAGCTCAGAACATGATGATTGTATCCTTGTTATTGAGCCTTTAATCCTTGAGCTAAAATTGTTTCTACCTTCATTATAAAGTAGCTCTCTTTTTTGCATATTTGACACCTCTTTTTTTAATTTTGTTTTCTTACACTCATATAGTAACACCTTTTTTTTCGTTTTTCTAGCATTGTTATTTTTTTAATTTGATGTTTTTTTCATATTTTTGTTCCACAAAAAAATCATGTATTTTTGTTCCCCAAATTCAGGTATTTAACATTTGCAAATACACAACTTCTTATGTTTCTAATCATGATTACTTTTTAGTAACAACTTTACGATTTTTTGTAGGTTTTTTAGTTTTTTATCGATTTTGTTATTTTTTTAGCGAATTTAAATAAACTATATTTCTACCTCAAAACATATATATATATTAAGTAAACTTATATAATGAGGTGATTATAATGAGCGGTCCGTTAATAATTATCGACCCTGGTCATGGAGATGTTGATCCTGGTTGTTCTTATGAAGATATTTATGAAAAAGACATTGTTCTTGATATAAGCTTATATCAACTTAAAAGATTTGAAGAACTTGGAATAAATGCTGTTATAACTAGATACTCTGATATATACCTTAACCCCGACAAAAGAACGCAATTAGTTGTAGACTCTAAATCAATTTATTGCATAAGCAATCATATAAATGCAGGCGGTGGAAAAGGATGCGAGGTTATTCATTCTATACACAATGATGGGAAATTAGCTTATAAAATATTCAATAAATTAATAGAGACTGGTCTGTATCCTAGAAGAGTTTATTCAAAAGAAAGTACTCAATACCCTGGACAGGATTACTATTTCATGCACAGAAATACAGGTTCTTGTATAACTAATATAGTTGAATACTGCTTTATAGATAATCAAGACGATAGAGAAAGAATACTTAAAAATTGGAAAATATATGCTGAACAAGTTATAAAAGCTTTTTGTGAATATATAGATCATCCATATGAGAATAAAACAGAATATATAGATTCGGTTAATAACCTTTATGATTGTGGATTTATAACTACTCCATCGTATTGGATACAAAGTGATTCCTATGAAATACAGTATTTTGAAGAACTAGTTCTTAACTATACAGGTAAAAATAATTTTGATGAATCTATTATTTATCTAGCTCAATGTAATATTATAGATTCTCCTAATTACTGGTTAGATAATGATACTTATAGTGTTGAAAATATTCAACTCTTTATTATAAAACTTAGTGATAATATAGAGTATTTTGAATTTGCGGATTCTGTTTATACTCTTTATGAATACGATGTAATAAATTCTCCTTATTACTGGATAGACAATGCTTCATATGAAATAAGATATTTTGAAGAATTGATTATTAATTATACTAATAAATCTACATTTGAAGATGGGATTATATATCTTGCTGAATCTAATGTTATAGATTCTCCTGAATACTGGTTAGATAATGATACTTACAGTGTTGAAAACGTACGTCTTTTAATAATAAAGCTTGCAGACAATGTAGATCAATTTGGAGAAGCATAATAAAAAGGGATTCTAATTAGAATCCCTTTTTTATATCTACTCCGTAGATATTTTATTCATCTCCTCATCTATATCCATATTCCATCATGCATCTATATATGCAATTAATATATTTTCTACGATTGTTTCTATGCTTGTAATAACACTTTCTTATACACTCTTGATATCTTTTATGTTTTTTTCCTCCTCCAGGTTTTGGATTATAAGGCTTATCTGGTTTGTAAGGTTTGTATGGCTTATATGGTTTATAATACATATTCACATTGGCTCCTTTTATAAAAAGTCTTCCTTTAAAAGTTCTAAAACTCCATCCTATTAAAGCTGGAGATAAGAACTTAACAGCTTCTGGATTAGTTTACCCCCAGGGCACGCGTAACTAGAAATTCAGCTGGAGTAAAGACTCCCTCTGAATTAAGTTCCACTCTATAAATTATGATTTGTTTGTATAAAAAGTTACAAAAAAAGAATCCTGAAATCAGGATTCTTTATTTTTTAGAATAATTGCGTGCTTGTTCAGCAGCATTTTTAACTTCTTCAAGCGATGCTCCTATTGATGCTTGACTAACAGCTGATATGCAACCTTCAACTATAGGTGCATCCGCTATTAATACTCTTTTCTTTAAATCTTCATCTAAAAAGTCTATTGCCATTTCAGCACTCATAATAGCACTTCCAAGATCAACTAGTATCAATACTCCATCTTTATCATCTGATTGTTGTATTGCATCCATTATTTTAGTAGCATCAGTTCCAAATCTTCCATCGTCTGTTCCACCAGCATTGATCACTTTTATATCTGACTGCGCCATTTCCATACTAAAATTAATTATTTCCTGTGCTAAGTTTTTACTATGAGATACTACTACAATTCCTACCATTATATGTCCTCCCTAATTATTAACTATATCCGATATTGTTTTTATTATTATATGGCTTGAAGTTGCTCCTGGGTCTTGATGTCCTATACTTCTATCACCTAAGAAACTTGCTCTTCCTTTTAAAGCCTTTATAGTTTTCGTATATTCAACCCCTTCGGTAGCAGCTTGTTCAGCTTGTTTTGAAGCTTCTTTTAAATCTTTTCCAGATTCAACTGATGATTTGAAAGCTTCATAAGCAGGAATTATGCAATCAAGCATAGTTTTATCTCCTTTGTCAGATTTTCCCCTTTGCTTTATTCCATCTATAACTACTTCATAAATTTTTATTAAGTCATTAGAGTCAAGTACTTCTCTATCACCTACTACAGAAGATGCTTTTAAGAATGCTGTTCCATAAAGTGGCCCAGATGCTCCTCCTACTGTTGATATTAATGTCATAGCTATAGTCTTCAATATAGTTTGATAGTCAGAGTCTTTAAGTGTTTCTAGCTTTTTCTTAACCTCACTAAATCCTCTTGCCATATTAGATCCATGATCTGAATCTCCTATTGCCATATCAAGCTCATTTAATAAATCTTTATTTAATATAATGTTATCAGCTATTTTATTTATTATTTCTAAAAACATTGTTTTATCTATCATTTCAAACGCTCCTTTTTATCTATATTTCCTTGAATGCTGGTGTATCTGCTTTTGCATTTAATAATCCCTTTAGTTCTTCGTCTAATTTAATTACACTTATTGAAAATCCTGGCATTTCAAGAGAAGTCATGTAGTTTCCAATTAAAGTTTTATTAATTTTTATTTCTTTTTCTTCTAATAATGAATGTAACTTTCTATTTACTATATATAATTCCATTAATGGAGTTGCTCCTAATCCGTTAACTATTACTCCTACTTCTTCACCTTTTTCAATTGGCATATCCTGAATAATTTTTCCAAGCATGTACTCTGTTAATTCATCTGCACTAGATATTTTTTCTTTATGAGTTCCAGGCTCTCCATGAATGCCCAGTCCCATTTCTATTTCATCTTCAGCTAATGTAAAGCTTGGTTTTCCAACTGCTGGAACAGTACAGGCTCCTAGACTCATTCCCATAGTTCTTGTATTGTCTACTACTTTTTGAGCTATTTTTTGTACTTCTTCTAAAGATCTACCCTCTTCTGCTGCTGCACCTGCTATTTTATGAACAAATATAGTACCAGCAACACCTCTTCTTCCGGTTGTATACGTACTATTTTCAACTGCAACATCATCATTAACTATTACCTTTTCAACTTTTATATCTTCCATTTCAGCCATTTCAGCTGCCATTTCAAAATTCATCACATCTCCTGAATAGTTTTTAATTACTAATAAAACCCCTGCATCAGATCCTACAGCTTTTATTGCCTCAAATACTTGATCTGGAGTTGGAGATGTAAATACCTCTCCAGCTACTGCTGCATCAAGCATACCTTTTCCTACAAATCCTGCATGTGATGGTTCATGTCCACTTCCTCCACCACTTATCAATGCAACTTTTCCTTGTATAGGCGAATTCACTCTTTTTAATACGCTAGTTCCTTCTACTCTTTTTACATGCTCTGGATGTGCCTTTACTATCCCATCTAACATTTCATTAACTATTTCTTCAGTAGAATTGATAATTTTTTTCATATTAACTCCCCCTAATTTTAATATTATTTAAACTTCAAAGTTTGATTTTACTAATTCAATCATACGTTTTAATGCTTCTTCTTCATCTATACCGTCAGCTTCAATAGTTATTTCTTCTCCTTCTCTAACTCCTAAAGACATAACTCCCATTATGCTCTTTGCATTAGCTTTCTTTTGCTTATATATAATATTTATTACACTTTCAAATCCCCCTGCAATCTTTACAACTGCACCTGCTGGTCTTGCATGTAATCCATTATTTTCATTAACTACTATACTTTGTTTTACCATTATAGTCCTCCTATGATTTTATTCTTTAATTATTTCTATATGCCTTTATATTTTTTTGATTATTAAGAATATTGTCTTATGTATATATTTAAAGCAATTTCTATGCCAAAAAAGACCTGCTTATAAGCAAGTCCTTTTTATATCTTAGAAAATCATACATCTATTACATTATCTAAATATCATAGTAAGAAAAATACAATTTAATTAATAAATTATAAATACTTACAACCTCAATGTTTGATAAATTTTATCAACCCTTGATAAAATTTATCAAGTATTATAAATCATATTTCTTAGCTTTTAAAGATACGGTTCTATGTGTTATTCCCAAAGCTTTAGCTGCTTTATTGAATGTTTTATGTTTTTGCAGTGCACATTTCACAATTTCCTTGTCATATTCTTCCATGCTCGCTACATCTCCATCTTTTAAGTTTATTAAATTTGCGTTTTTTGGCTTAAATATAGATTTTATAAAGTTTGGAAAAACATCTATTTCTATTTGATCTTCATCACTTAATGTAATAGCTCTCATTATTATATTTTCAATTTCTCGTATATTTCCAGGCCATGTATATTCTTGTAAGTATCTAAGTGCTTCACTTGATATAGTCTTTATATTTATTTCTTCATTTTGGCATATTTTATTTATGAAATGCTCAACCAACAAAGGTATATCCCCTTTTCTATTTCTAAGAGAAGGTAACATTATAGGAATTACATTTAATCTATAGTATAAGTCTTCTCTAAATTCATTGTCTATTATCATCTGTTCTAGATTTCTATGTGTGGCAGTTATTATTCTTATATCTATTTTTACTGTCTCATTTCCTCCAATTCTCTCTATTTCTCTTTCCTGTATAGCTCTTAATAATTTAGCTTGAAGATTATAATTTATCTCTCCTATTTCGTCTAAAAACAAAGTTCCATTATTTGCAAGCTCAAATTTACCTATTTTTCTTTTAACAGCTCCTGTGAAAGCTCCTTTTTCATAACCAAACAGTTCGCTCTCAAGTAGATTTTCTGGAATGGATGCACAGTTAACCTTTATGAATGGTCCTTTGCTTCTTTTGCTAGCTTCATGTATAGCCTTTGCTACAAGTTCTTTTCCCGTACCACTTTCTCCTCTTATTACTACTGTTGCAGATGTTTTGGCAGCTTTTGATGCCATGGCTATTGCATCCTGAAGAGATGAACTCCTACCTATTATAAAATCAAAAGCCTCATGAACCTTATTTTTCTTTTTAAGCTCTTGTTCATAATACTCAATCTTTTGATTTGCCTTATCTAAGTTATACATCATATCCTTTAAATCAGTAATATCCTTATAAGTTGTCAGTACACCCTCAAATACCTTGTTTACAAATATACACTTTGAATTAGATATTATTTTTTTACCATTATTCTCAACCATTAGAGAATTCAATATATTGTTTCTTTGATAAAGTGCTTGTACACTAGGTCTTTTAGGATACATATCCTTAGCATTTTTTCCTATTATTGATTCACTGTTAATGTCAAATATACTCTCATAAGCTATATTGACATAAGTTATAACTCCATTACTGTCCATTACGCATATTCCATCATTTATATGATTAAGTATACTTCCAAATTTATCTTTTATTTCTTTTATAGATTCTAATTCCGTACTTATATTTATAGTATTTTCCTCTAGTACCTTGTCAAATTCTTCTATGTCATTGATTTTTTGGTCTATTTGTCCCGATATATATTTTTCTACTTTATCTAAAACTTCATTACAATTATCTCCATCACAAGTTATACATATAGTATCTCCTTGTTTTATTTTAAGAGATGTCAAAGATAACATGCTCGAAATCGGCATTTTTATATTTGATTTATTTTGTATATATAATTTTACATTATAGTCTCTTTTTAATCTGCTTATAAATGATACTATCATAGCAGCAGTTCTTGCATGAATCCCTTTTTTATTTGTAATTAAAATTCTTCTGCTAATTTCCATATAATCACTCCGAATTTTGACTTGTGGTTATATGTATTCTATCACATTACATTATATACTTGAACAACTACTACCTTTTTAACATATTAACTATTTCTTCATTTTCCATCATTTTATTTATATCATCAACATTAAATTGACTTAATATCTTAAACACATTTTCATTGTCAAAAGGAGTCATTATCAAAGAATCCTCACCAAACTCATTTACTAATGCTGTAGCTTTAGCCACATCTATATTAGTCCTAGGTCCTCCAACGCATCCACCATTACATCCCATACCTTCTACAAAGTTATAATCTATCTTTTGATTACTAGAGAGTTCACTCAAAAGCTTATTACAAGCTTTTGTTCCGTGTACCTTCTTAGATTTTAACTTTATAAGCCTTTTAGGATTTAATCTATTTACTACACTTTTAACAGAAAAACTTACTCCACCTGTTCTTGCATATACTCGTCCAGCAAATGAAGCTTGATCCTTTTCATCATTTGCAAGCTGGCTTAAATTTATATTAAGAGTATCGAACACTGTTTTAAGTTCTCTAAATGTCAACACAAAATCAATGTCACCTTCTAACTCTTTTTCCTTAGCCTCAGCTTTTTTTGCTATACAGGGGCTTATAAATACAACCTTTGATCCCTCATATAATTTTTTCAAAAACCTACCCGATGCAATCATTGGTGATATAGAAGGAGGCATATGTTCAAACAACTCAGGATATTTCTTTTGAACAAGTTTGAACCACACAGGACAACAACAACTAGTTAAATAAAAATCCTCTTCATCCTTGACAAGCTCAATAAATTCAAAAGCTTCTTTTATAGTCAATATATCAGCAAATAGTGCAACCTCTACCATATCCTCAAACCCCATAAGTTTTAAACCTGTACGAATTTGCCCCATAGTTGCATCTCCGAATTGACCTGTTATTGATGGTGCCACAGCTGCATATACCTTAGTATTTTTATCTTTTAGCATATCAATTAACGGAACAAACTCTATCTTGTCTGCCAAAGCTCCAAAATCACAGTCTTTAACACATTCTCCACAATTTAAACATTTATTATTTTCTATGATAGGTCCCTTTGTTCTTTTATATATATGAGCTTCATATTTACAAGAATCTTCACAACTACACTCCTTTTCGCAATACTCACATGCCCCATCTATTTTAGTAACTATGGGTTTATTAACCTTTTTATACTCTTTTATATTTTTAATCTCACACTCAAATTTTTTATTATCACTCGGATCAAGTCCCATTGCAACTCTTATATGATTTTTAATAAAGTTCATATCTTTTTCTTCAAATTCATATTTTTCCTTAATTTCATAAGCTAAATTTTCTAAATCCTTCTCCTCATGTAATTTACCATTCCAGTATCTATCTACTATTTCTGAAAATATATGCATTCTTTTTTCTTGAAAATTTTCAAATCTTTTGTTCAATTCACTCACCTCTAATATATATCGTTTAGGATATTATTACCAAATAAAGTACCTTATATGTATAAAAATAAGGATAGATCAATTTTTGATCTATCCTTGTGGCATAATTATATAACTTTACTAAAGAGGATCACCTAGTATATCTTGACTAGATTATTAAATCAATACCCAGCCTTTATCTAATTAAAACATATTATATTATTTTTTTATATTCCAATTGTTGTAACCAGGTAGTATAATAGACTTGATAAAATTTTATCTAAAGGAGTGAATAAGTTGGATAAGAATAAGTTAATGGCAATACTAGGTGCTATAACATGTGCTGTACTTTGGGGTGTTTCTTTTTTGAGTATAAAAGTAACTGTAATTGCTATTCCACCTATATCACTAGCTATATTTAGATTTAGTATAGCTATTTTGACTTTATTTTTCTTTAGAATTATAAAAAAAGATTTTTCTAAGATAGAAAAACAAGATATTTCCAAAATTATATTAGCAGGAATTTTAGGAATATCACTTTATTATTATTTTCAAAATACAGGAATAAAATTAATCCCAGCATCTCAAGCCTCTATTATACTTGGAGCAATACCTGTATTTTCTCTCTTAGCAGAATCATTAGTATATAGAACCAAACTTACAAGGCAAAAAACAGGATATATTTCACTGTCATTTATAGGAGTATTTATATTAACTGGAATAAATCAAAATTCATCTTCTTCAAGCTACCTAGGATATTTTATGATGTTTGCGACAGTTA is drawn from Tepidibacter hydrothermalis and contains these coding sequences:
- a CDS encoding N-acetylmuramoyl-L-alanine amidase family protein, translating into MSGPLIIIDPGHGDVDPGCSYEDIYEKDIVLDISLYQLKRFEELGINAVITRYSDIYLNPDKRTQLVVDSKSIYCISNHINAGGGKGCEVIHSIHNDGKLAYKIFNKLIETGLYPRRVYSKESTQYPGQDYYFMHRNTGSCITNIVEYCFIDNQDDRERILKNWKIYAEQVIKAFCEYIDHPYENKTEYIDSVNNLYDCGFITTPSYWIQSDSYEIQYFEELVLNYTGKNNFDESIIYLAQCNIIDSPNYWLDNDTYSVENIQLFIIKLSDNIEYFEFADSVYTLYEYDVINSPYYWIDNASYEIRYFEELIINYTNKSTFEDGIIYLAESNVIDSPEYWLDNDTYSVENVRLLIIKLADNVDQFGEA
- the dhaL gene encoding dihydroxyacetone kinase subunit DhaL, producing MIDKTMFLEIINKIADNIILNKDLLNELDMAIGDSDHGSNMARGFSEVKKKLETLKDSDYQTILKTIAMTLISTVGGASGPLYGTAFLKASSVVGDREVLDSNDLIKIYEVVIDGIKQRGKSDKGDKTMLDCIIPAYEAFKSSVESGKDLKEASKQAEQAATEGVEYTKTIKALKGRASFLGDRSIGHQDPGATSSHIIIKTISDIVNN
- the dhaK gene encoding dihydroxyacetone kinase subunit DhaK, which codes for MKKIINSTEEIVNEMLDGIVKAHPEHVKRVEGTSVLKRVNSPIQGKVALISGGGSGHEPSHAGFVGKGMLDAAVAGEVFTSPTPDQVFEAIKAVGSDAGVLLVIKNYSGDVMNFEMAAEMAEMEDIKVEKVIVNDDVAVENSTYTTGRRGVAGTIFVHKIAGAAAEEGRSLEEVQKIAQKVVDNTRTMGMSLGACTVPAVGKPSFTLAEDEIEMGLGIHGEPGTHKEKISSADELTEYMLGKIIQDMPIEKGEEVGVIVNGLGATPLMELYIVNRKLHSLLEEKEIKINKTLIGNYMTSLEMPGFSISVIKLDEELKGLLNAKADTPAFKEI
- a CDS encoding DMT family transporter, with translation MDKNKLMAILGAITCAVLWGVSFLSIKVTVIAIPPISLAIFRFSIAILTLFFFRIIKKDFSKIEKQDISKIILAGILGISLYYYFQNTGIKLIPASQASIILGAIPVFSLLAESLVYRTKLTRQKTGYISLSFIGVFILTGINQNSSSSSYLGYFMMFATVISWILYCIVIKPLFEKYSQITILYYQSIFGVLFLIPFSLFEKIDFKNFDISIIMHLLFLGVLCSALAYTLYIFSMSNLGVSNASIYLNLIPVVGVLASATILHEIITLNQIIGGILVLFSVYMINKEGSKPLEADNLLVENVPKNLSEELAFRHK
- a CDS encoding [Fe-Fe] hydrogenase large subunit C-terminal domain-containing protein, encoding MNKRFENFQEKRMHIFSEIVDRYWNGKLHEEKDLENLAYEIKEKYEFEEKDMNFIKNHIRVAMGLDPSDNKKFECEIKNIKEYKKVNKPIVTKIDGACEYCEKECSCEDSCKYEAHIYKRTKGPIIENNKCLNCGECVKDCDFGALADKIEFVPLIDMLKDKNTKVYAAVAPSITGQFGDATMGQIRTGLKLMGFEDMVEVALFADILTIKEAFEFIELVKDEEDFYLTSCCCPVWFKLVQKKYPELFEHMPPSISPMIASGRFLKKLYEGSKVVFISPCIAKKAEAKEKELEGDIDFVLTFRELKTVFDTLNINLSQLANDEKDQASFAGRVYARTGGVSFSVKSVVNRLNPKRLIKLKSKKVHGTKACNKLLSELSSNQKIDYNFVEGMGCNGGCVGGPRTNIDVAKATALVNEFGEDSLIMTPFDNENVFKILSQFNVDDINKMMENEEIVNMLKR
- the dhaM gene encoding dihydroxyacetone kinase phosphoryl donor subunit DhaM, whose translation is MVGIVVVSHSKNLAQEIINFSMEMAQSDIKVINAGGTDDGRFGTDATKIMDAIQQSDDKDGVLILVDLGSAIMSAEMAIDFLDEDLKKRVLIADAPIVEGCISAVSQASIGASLEEVKNAAEQARNYSKK
- a CDS encoding HPr family phosphocarrier protein; amino-acid sequence: MEISRRILITNKKGIHARTAAMIVSFISRLKRDYNVKLYIQNKSNIKMPISSMLSLTSLKIKQGDTICITCDGDNCNEVLDKVEKYISGQIDQKINDIEEFDKVLEENTINISTELESIKEIKDKFGSILNHINDGICVMDSNGVITYVNIAYESIFDINSESIIGKNAKDMYPKRPSVQALYQRNNILNSLMVENNGKKIISNSKCIFVNKVFEGVLTTYKDITDLKDMMYNLDKANQKIEYYEQELKKKNKVHEAFDFIIGRSSSLQDAIAMASKAAKTSATVVIRGESGTGKELVAKAIHEASKRSKGPFIKVNCASIPENLLESELFGYEKGAFTGAVKRKIGKFELANNGTLFLDEIGEINYNLQAKLLRAIQEREIERIGGNETVKIDIRIITATHRNLEQMIIDNEFREDLYYRLNVIPIMLPSLRNRKGDIPLLVEHFINKICQNEEINIKTISSEALRYLQEYTWPGNIREIENIIMRAITLSDEDQIEIDVFPNFIKSIFKPKNANLINLKDGDVASMEEYDKEIVKCALQKHKTFNKAAKALGITHRTVSLKAKKYDL
- a CDS encoding HPr family phosphocarrier protein, producing MVKQSIVVNENNGLHARPAGAVVKIAGGFESVINIIYKQKKANAKSIMGVMSLGVREGEEITIEADGIDEEEALKRMIELVKSNFEV